The Stigmatella aurantiaca DW4/3-1 genome contains the following window.
GGTGAACCACGCGGAGCCGCGCACCAACACCGTGTCGATGAGGAACGAGTCCACCACGCGGTACAGGAGGAAGCTGAGGAACTTCACCGGGCGGACGAGCACCAGGTCATACAGCTCATCCACGTAGAACTTGTTCTGCGTCACCCGCCGCACCTGGAGCGCGAACGCCTGGGCGGGCTGGCCCTGCCGCGACGGGAAGAACGACAGGTAGAAGTAGGCCGCGGCCCCTCCGCCCGCCAGCGCCACCGCCCACGCGAGCAGGTAGTCGGTCATCTTGGGCAGGCTGTCGTCCAGGACCACCGTGCCGGCGCTGCGCACGATGTCCCGCGTCGGGCCGAACACCGAGCTGAGGAAGTTGTCCATCAGCGCCTCGGGGCGTCCCTTCAGCACGGGGAAGGCATAGACGGAGGCCAGGACGCTGCACACCGCCAGCAGCACCAGCGGCAGCGTCATGGTCCAGGCGCTCTCGTGCGCGTGCGCCACCTTCGCCTCGGGGGAGCGCTTGCCCTCGAACGTCAGCAGGTACAGGCGCGACATGTAGAAGGCCGTGCACGCGGTGATGACCAGGCCCACGGGGAACAGCAGGGCGTGGACCCACTCGTAGCCCGCGATGCGGTTGAGGTGGACGCCGTGGAGGATGGCGTCCTTGGAGAAGAAGCCCGAGAGCGGGAAGATGCCGGTGATGGCCAGCGTGGCGATGGCGAAGGTGGCCCACGTCCAGCGCATCTCGTGGCGCAGCCCGCCCAGCTTCTTGATGTCCGTCTCGTCCCCGTTGCCGTGCATCACGCTGCCGGCCCCCAGGAAGAGGCAGGCCTTGAAGAAGGCGTGGGTGACCAGGTGCAGCACCGCCGCCCAGAAGATGCCCGTGCCCAGGCCCATGAACATGATGCCCAGCTGGGACACGGTGGAGTAGGCCAGCACCTTCTTGATGTCGTCCTGCGCGAAGGCAATGAGCGCCGCCAGCAAGGCGGTGCCGGCCCCGATGAGGGCCACGGTGGCCATCGCCACGGGGCTGAGCACCAGCAGCGAGCTCATGCGGGCAAACAGGTAGATGCCCGCGGTGACCATCGTCGCCGCGTGGATGAGGGCGGAGACGGGCGTGGGGCCCGCCATCGCGTCCGGCAGCCACACGTACAGGGGCAACTGGGCGCTCTTGCCCGCCGCGCCCAGCAGGAACAGCAGCAGCGCCACCGTGAGCACCCCACCGAAGGTGCGGCCCTTCAGCGGCCCCTCGGCGATGGGGGTCGTCAGCGTCACCGCCCCGTTGCTCTGCTGTTCCGGCAGCGCCCGGGCCAGGGTCTCCAGCCCCTGGAAGGTGACGGGGCCCCGTTGCGCCAGGCCCGCCTGGTACCGGGCGGGATCTCCCCGGCCCATCTCCGTGCTCTGGCCATTGCGGAAGGTGCGCACGAAGCGGAAGTCCTCGACGGTCGACTGCCGGGAGAAGGCACCCACCAGCAGGATCAGCAGGAACGTGGCGATGAGGAACCCGAAGTCACCGATGCGGTTGGTGACGAAGGCCTTGCGCCCGGCCCACGCCTTGGCGGGATCCGTGTACCAGAAGCCGATGAGCAGGTAGCTGGCCATGCCCACGCCCTCCCAGCC
Protein-coding sequences here:
- the nuoL gene encoding NADH-quinone oxidoreductase subunit L; this translates as MALNDLFNSAPIAPILLAPSLWMIIALPLLGAFVCGLFGRRLGRENVHLVACAAVAGSFVLSLLAFWATSSGAPSVPDTFGGFRTSHAIWADLGTWFSAGEFRVNFGLLVDHLSGTLMLVITGVGFLIHLYSTSYMEHDDGYWRYFAYLNLFVAMMLTLVMADNLVLLFVGWEGVGMASYLLIGFWYTDPAKAWAGRKAFVTNRIGDFGFLIATFLLILLVGAFSRQSTVEDFRFVRTFRNGQSTEMGRGDPARYQAGLAQRGPVTFQGLETLARALPEQQSNGAVTLTTPIAEGPLKGRTFGGVLTVALLLFLLGAAGKSAQLPLYVWLPDAMAGPTPVSALIHAATMVTAGIYLFARMSSLLVLSPVAMATVALIGAGTALLAALIAFAQDDIKKVLAYSTVSQLGIMFMGLGTGIFWAAVLHLVTHAFFKACLFLGAGSVMHGNGDETDIKKLGGLRHEMRWTWATFAIATLAITGIFPLSGFFSKDAILHGVHLNRIAGYEWVHALLFPVGLVITACTAFYMSRLYLLTFEGKRSPEAKVAHAHESAWTMTLPLVLLAVCSVLASVYAFPVLKGRPEALMDNFLSSVFGPTRDIVRSAGTVVLDDSLPKMTDYLLAWAVALAGGGAAAYFYLSFFPSRQGQPAQAFALQVRRVTQNKFYVDELYDLVLVRPVKFLSFLLYRVVDSFLIDTVLVRGSAWFTVRVGSALRYLQSGDAQAYAAVMALALLGGVVYALFQVL